The Myxococcus virescens DNA window CGACCGGGAGGAGATGAAGGCGCACGGCATCGAGCCCATCTCCCTGGTTGCGGTGAACCTGTATCCATTCCGGCAGACGGTGGCCTCGGGCGCCGCGGAGCCGGAGGTCATCGAGCAGATTGATATCGGCGGGCCCGCGATGGTGCGCGCCTCCGCGAAGAACTTCCGGCACGTCTCGGTGGTGGTGGACCCGGACGACTATCCGGCGGTGCTGGCGGAGCTGGAGCAGCAGAAGGCGGTGAGCGAGGACACGCGGCGCCGGCTGATGCGCAAGGCCTTCGCGCACACGGCGGCCTACGATGCCTCCATCTCCGCGTGGCTGTCCGCGCAGGCGGGCGAGCCATTCCCGGGGGAGCTGTCGCTGGCGTTCCAGAAGTCGCAGGACCTGCGCTACGGGGAGAACCCGCATCAGCGCGGCGCCTTCTACCGCGAGCACGCCGCGCCCCAGGAGCCGACGGTCGCCTTCGCCAAGGTGCTGCAGGGCAAGGAGCTGTCGTACAACAACATCCTGGACCTGGACGCGGCGCTGGGCCTGCTGCTGGAGTTCCCGGAGGCCCCCGCGGCCGTCATCATCAAGCACAACACGCCGTGCGGCGTGGCGGTGGATGCCGCCCTGGTGAAGGCCTACCGCACGGCCCGCGCGGTGGACGAGGTCTCCGCCTTCGGGGGCATCGTCGCGCTCAACCGCGAGGTGGACGCGGCCACGGCCCAGGCCATGGCGGAGACGTTCCTGGAGGCGGTCATCGCGCCGTCGTACTCCCCGGAGGCGTTGCAGGTGCTGGCGGCGAAGAAGAACCTGCGGCTCCTGGAGGCGGGCCCCGCGCTGGCCAGTCCCCAGGCCCGGCCGCGTGCCCAGTTGGACGCTCGCAGCGTGTCCGGTGGCATGCTGCTGATGGACCGGGACTCGGTGGAGCCGCCGCTGTCGTGGAAGGTGGTCTCCAAGCGGGCTCCCACGCCGGAGGAGGAGCGGGCCATGCGCTTCGCCTGGAAGGTGTGCAAACACGTCAAGAGCAACGCCATCGTCTTCGCCTCTGGTGACCAGCTCCTGGCGCAGGGCGGGGGGCAGACGAACCGGGTGGACTCGGTCCGCATCGCGATGCAGCGCGGCGGAGCGGCCCTCCGGGGCAGCGCGGTCGCCTCGGACGCCTTCTTCCCGTTCCGGGATGGGCTGGACGAGGCCGCCCGGGCGGGGGCCACCTGTGTCGTACAGCCCGGCGGTTCGGTCCGTGACGCGGAGTTGATTGCCGCCGCGGATGAACATGGGATGGCCATGGTGCTGACGGGAGTGCGACACTTCCGGCACTGAGCCATGCGCATCGTCTGTCAGAAATGTGCGGCCGCCTACGCGATTGATGACAAGCTCATCACCGCCAAGGGCGTTCGCGCGCAGTGTCCTCGCTGCCGGAACCTGCAGTTGGTCCGGCGCGA harbors:
- the purH gene encoding bifunctional phosphoribosylaminoimidazolecarboxamide formyltransferase/IMP cyclohydrolase; protein product: MLALLSVSDKRGLVPFAQGLVRLGFRLLSTGGTLEALKGAGVPVKKVSEHTQSPEILGGRVKTLHPRIHGGILGRLELEADREEMKAHGIEPISLVAVNLYPFRQTVASGAAEPEVIEQIDIGGPAMVRASAKNFRHVSVVVDPDDYPAVLAELEQQKAVSEDTRRRLMRKAFAHTAAYDASISAWLSAQAGEPFPGELSLAFQKSQDLRYGENPHQRGAFYREHAAPQEPTVAFAKVLQGKELSYNNILDLDAALGLLLEFPEAPAAVIIKHNTPCGVAVDAALVKAYRTARAVDEVSAFGGIVALNREVDAATAQAMAETFLEAVIAPSYSPEALQVLAAKKNLRLLEAGPALASPQARPRAQLDARSVSGGMLLMDRDSVEPPLSWKVVSKRAPTPEEERAMRFAWKVCKHVKSNAIVFASGDQLLAQGGGQTNRVDSVRIAMQRGGAALRGSAVASDAFFPFRDGLDEAARAGATCVVQPGGSVRDAELIAAADEHGMAMVLTGVRHFRH